Sequence from the Chanodichthys erythropterus isolate Z2021 chromosome 12, ASM2448905v1, whole genome shotgun sequence genome:
GCTCATTCTACAGAGTTTCTTCAGCGTGCTGCACAATCTCTGATGATGACAGTTGTTTCTCGATTGACCAGACTCACTGATGGCAACGATGATGTGTTTCGTGTTTATTCTGACACCTTCAATTATACTACTGCTCACAATTCCATGtttttataaaggtaaaaacttttttgatgtaacctAAATGTTAAATTgtcatgtttattaaaaaaaaacaaaaaaatacacacTTTATTGTGATTTAAATAGTATAGATCAATTTGGTGTTTGCAAACAGCGATGACGTTTTTTTGTGGGTGGAGCCTACCTGGTTGCAGAAAAAGACAGTTGAGCAGTAGCAATCTATGGAAGCCAtggaataaaagaataaaaacagttaatttccagtttatttctcacaattctgacttttatttctcgcaaatctgaGTTTATGTCTTATATTTCTTACaaggaaaaacagaattttgtacggaagaggattagggccaagcaataataataaaaaaaataaaaccatcccGAGATTAACCTGTTAGCCAGCACCCCCGCTTTTGGAAAATCCCAAAAAATGACATACCCAAACTAAAACAGATACAGTTCATGAACCCTTTGCACTAAAAGCATAAGTAAgatatcatttgaaagcagacacTTTGCAGTTTATGGTAAACTCATAATTAATTATTGTCACAAAGAagaaaatagtttaaaatagctttgaaattttgaaaagttattatttaagttgttaaattacgtgaaaaaactcgttaagttttgagaaaaatgtcgagataaaatgttgagaataaagtcattaaattacaagaaaaaagttgttaaattatgagaacaaatttgttaaattatgagaaaaatgtcgttaaattacgagaaaaaagtcgagataaaatgttgagaataaactcattaaattatgagaaaaaagtcattaaattacaagaacaaattcattaaattatttttttattattgcttggccctaatcctcttccgtaattttGAGATCTACTCATTATTCTatcttttttcctcataattgcaagtttatcccgcaattctgacatttttccacCAGGATTGTGAAATAagctcacaattgcgagttacaaaTCCGAACTGGGAGTTACAGTATAAACacgcaaatgcaagaaaaaagtcagaattgtgaaataaaaatgttataggCTATGTTTAAAAGTTTTCTATGTTGaatgttataggtttaaatattatttcatgctgcaactgctatgtatgtatgtcCTCTATGAACTGCATATGTCAATATTATGTAGACTTACTACTAAAATCAAATTCATGCTTTAATAGTGGACTACTCCTTGCAAGTTTCATGATTCAGATGATTCTCACTTGTAGGTTGAGaataatttaatattcatgCTTTCTTTACTGGCAAAATGCAAAACCCACTCAGACGACTGTTGGCTGCTAGACACGGAATAACAGAACTGGGTCAAATAACTCTTGCACAGGTGATTCTCCATTGGAAATGCTTTGCAGTCTAGAAATAGTCTTAATCTGTGTCTGGGAAGCCAGGGCTGCTCATCTGCAAATCACCTCAAATTAAATGGACTATTTCTGAATCAGCTCTGATATCATCATATTACAACAGACTAAATCCTGATCAGTCTGCGTCCAGCTCTAAAATAGCCCCTATCTCATATACAAGAAACCGCAAATCAACACAGattcattacatttaaaattgcCATTCATACAAAAAATTCCAAAGACTGTAAATTATAGCGTCCACGAAACGAACCACCTCTCACGTTCCAACTATAACCACACCTGGACGGGGTCAGAGTAAATCACCCCTCTTTCCACATGGTGTGTTCAGTTATTTTATACATAGATATGAATCTCTTGGTCTCAGAGGGCTATAGAGGCAGGAGAGGCACAGATTAGTGCATAATTCTGTTAGAGGGTAGTGTAAATCCTGGCATTTTTATGTTGCTCATTCATTCTGTCGCACACTTGTCCAGTCGGTTGGGTTGGATTAAACCGAGTGATGTCACCACAGAATGTCAtgtttccctctctctctctctttatcgaGCAGCAGTGGTGGGCGTTCGGCTAGAACGATTGCATAAGCTTCAATCTAATACTGTAATTTAATACTTATATTGTTGTGTTGATGATACTGCCTGCTTTTTGCCCCAGAAAAATAGCTATCCTAAAAATAAGATAAATGTGCTTATCTTACATTTAATTTCTTTATGTAGTTGGCAGTGTTATGGTTAgaacaataaaaaagtaaagttctcttgaataaaaaaaacagtattaacacaacttattttttacaaagcttatatattgttttagccgtttaattttttaaaacctTGTTTTAAGAACGATTCAATATTTTTACTAGAtaacaagacaaaaatagtaaattagtaaaaataaaaacaatttttgcATATTCAAGATATATAAAAttccaattttattttttattaatcaaacattttgattttaatatgtTTACTCGGTTTGCATATGAACTTGTCATTAGATCCATGCACACAAAGAGTGGAGAGAGAcagataaaaagaaaaatagaggGAGAGAATGTAAAGagacatttaaaaagacaaagacaattaaaaaaaataaaagtagcaGGAGGAGAGGACAGAGACCCTGTGGGACTGTGGGAAAGCAGCAATCCAGGTGTATTGCTTTCTCAAATGGAGAGTAACAGTGGCAAACCAGGTGAGGTCATTTCAAAGCAGTAAACTTTGTAAGAAACTCTTTCGGTAGAGTGTTTGTAAAGATTTGGTCACATTTGTGGCCAGGCATTGCAGAGATATGCTGATGTTCATGGCatcattttgacaacattgttaTTCATCCTCCACTGAATGATCAACATCAGTGAAACACActcaatatatatttatatacagtaaTAGTGCATTAGTGCCCGTCCACTTTTTTAGCGGCGTTGGTCCTAGAAGTattttttcccattcatttttcccatagggatttagaaaaaaaaaaaaaactttgttaaAGCATTATAAACCATGAACCAACCAGCTATGAGGTGAATCACAACAACTCGTATTTACTTGAAAGTACTCAAGTACTTGAAAATCGGACAAAAAGACAAGGCTGTGTACTTAACAGCTTCATTGAGGGAAaaaactacaatcccatgaagcacttTTGGTATGACTTGCTTGCTGcgactctctgattggtggaattgtctgtacagcatcatgggaaATATAGTTTTTTACCAGGAATTCAgctgttaaacatgattattttaaacatttgttgaAATAATGCGAACAGATGGCTTCAACAAAAGCATATGCCATTGCTTAACCTCAGAGCTCAACAAGTCTTTGTTTTTTGAAGGTTTACATCATTACAAATCTATTTTccaatggagaaaatgaataaagTTTATACTTCCAGAACccgactgttgcactctatatcATTCATACCttcatatttgttttttgtttttttttctttcagacaaaGATATTGATATAAAATTATTACACAGTATGTCTTACATAGATTTCTTGATATAATCActgtaaacattaaaacaagAAATTCATACATACAAGTACATCTGACCAACGATGAAAAGTGCTTTATAAAAGACAATGATAATAATTTCCTGTTTGTTTTAATTGTGTTGAGGCAAATAAAATCACAGTTTCAGGGCTGCTTCCTGACAACATATTTGGTtatcagtttgtttttgtttttttaaatcaagtttGCTGAGTTAGTTGAGTTCTCTTCAcctcacacacatatacagttcACACAGAGTCCACCTTGACCTGATTGTTGTTGGTCATGAGTGGTGAGGGTTTGCTTTTGAGTCTTTCTTGGGCTTCATTTGAACTTTCCCCAAAGAAGATCCTTGCAGTACATACCGACACCACAATGCGCTTATACTCGCGGCGGAAGTTCTGGTTCAACACTCCATAGACGATTGCATTGAGGCAACTGTTAAAGTATGCCATGAAATAACTTGCCACAAAGAGCCATTCAGGTATTAAAGGAACCACGCGCTCTGGAGAAATGGCTACCGCCAGCCCGATGAAGTTTAATGGTGCCCAGCACACGGCAAagagcacaaaaacaacaaacattgTGACGAAGTTTCGTACGTCATGAGGCGTGAGCTTGGGACGATTGTCAGGCTTGACCCGTCGCCGCACCTGTATGACCAGGACCCAAATTCGTAGGTAACAGTAGGTGACTATCATGATTGGAAGGATGAAATGGAAGAAGACGACAGCGATCGTGTACGCCGAGCTCGCCGACTGCTCGAACGTACAGGAATAAACCCGCGGGTCATACTGCAAGGAGCCCACAAACAAGTTGGGCACGATAGCGAGCACCGTCAAGGCCCAGATTAACAGTACATAGCAGACTGAGTTTTTGTCACTGTAGAGCTTGTCATACTTCAGGCTGTGGCATATATAGCAGTAGCGATTAATTGCAATTCCGGTGATGTTGAAAATGGAGCCGATTACACTGACGCCCATCAGGAAGCCGCTAATTTGGCAGTGCATGTATCCCAGGTTCCAGCCCTGGTGAAATATGGAGGTCAAGACCAGCGGATATGGGTATATGGCCACCACAAGGTCCGCCACCGCCAAACTCACCACAAAGATGTTACCTGAgggacagacagaaagagagagataaagGTTAAGAGTCTATGACATGCATCCAAAAGCTTAGGCAGCTTACATGTTGCCTTGCTGCCCtcattgtaaaaaataaacaagctGAGTTAACTTAAAATCTGCATTTTTAAGATTTTCAACTTCAGTAGTTGTAGCTGTGCCAACTAATTTTTGAAAGTTATACTGGTTGTTCACGCAAACTAAGTTAAATCAAGCTTTCTCTGCAAGTACATTAAAATATCAAGCGCTGGAAGTTAaatgaatagttcacccaaaaatgaaaatgttgtcatcatttattaaccctcaagttgttctaaacctgtatgagtttctttcttttgttgaacacaaaataagatattttgaagaatgttggtaaccagtaACAGTCCATAGTAGGgaaataaatactatggaagtcaatggctactgtcaactgtctggttaccgacattcttcaaaatatcttcaataTTCAATAGAataaagaaactcatacaggtttggaacaacttgagggtgagtaaatgatgacagaattttcatttttaggtgacctatccctttaaatcccgTTATTCTAACTTAAAGAAACAAATTCCCAAGCATGTCTTTCTTATCAGTGAATAGTTGAACACAGATGTTTTATCCTTTAATTCTAAAGCACAATTAAAGGTGctatcgaacgttttttttacaagatgtaatataagtctaaggtgtcccctgaatgtgtctgtgaagtttcagctcaaaataccccatagattttttttaaattcatttaactgcttttttggggcatcattaaatatgagccgattaatgctgtgcggcccctttaaatcttgtgctctctgcccacggagctcgcacttgccttaaacagtgcctaaacaaagtttacacagctaatataaccctcaaatagatctttacaaagtgttcatgcatgcgtcggatggGCTGGcaaatgcaaatattggggacatacaccccgactgttacgtaactatTCAAGAGCATAATAGAGTAAAATAGAAGTTGGATTTAATAGCTACATTTCCATTACCCTTCAAATTGCAAATTGAAAATATGCCCAATGAAAACACGTCAATTTCGCAAAAACTTCCATACGTATACTGCAAATAAGTTTTTACGCTCACATGAGATGGTTTTTCAGgcaatttaaaaaagaaatatttcgCAAAACTACAATGGAAACTAATACAAAGTTTTTTTCGCATTTACAGGTCACCTGGCATGGTAAAAATCAATCATTCTTGACAGAAGACGAGACAGAGTTCTTTATTAAACTCATAAAAGACAAAAGTATTAAGGCAATACTGGAAtttaaacaacaaacaaatgCCACAATTTATCAAGACCTTGAAGCAGATAGGAGGAAGAAACACCCAGAGACACCTCCAATACTTGGATAACATGCCTATCTCCTTCgattaaaaataatggctagTGCAGTGGCTGCAATATACTTAAACCTACTAACATCTGttgccatgattttttttaaatgacttatCGCAAGAGGAAAAAAGACATAGTCCCATAACCTCAGTTAATTGTTTTTTATcgacatttagaaaatattgcaaatgttttgtgCAAATCTGTAGTGGAAACCGACTTTGCAGGCAGCGTTTGTACATTAAGTTACTTCTcaaaactgatttcagacagacttctgaggcagcatgACCTTTTAATGATGTACAGCAAAATAGAGAGGGCTTTGGCTATTATTGTAATACTAATTTTTCACTAGAAATGTGGAAAACGTTtgtcaaaaaatttacatttacacacaaactgaccgcTAAACACAACtttcagattttaatttttttgcacaGAACTGTCACAGAATTGAGCACACAGAAATGCGGGATATCATAGGCAGTGAATAATACATCTATGCTACCTTCAAAAATAGATCAGGACATGCTTTGTTGCCTTCCATATGCTGCCTGCGGAAGCAGCATTTTTCAGCTTTCAGAAGCAGCCTACATGgtaacttttcatttttatcaagTAAACAAAATGTGTACTAAGTCTTTCATTAGTTCAATAAACCTTTATTGTCCCATAAACATATGCATGAGCAGCACTCCAAACATTTGCCTCTATCAATCTACAGAATGTGCACTCTATAAAGGAGGGTGCACATGAGTGTTTATAAATGTGAGAGTGAGCAGTTATTAATTAGTTTCCCCCATTGTGTGGATGGTTAGGCATGGCCTATAGCTGATGGCTACATTAGTAAAAGAACATGGGAGGTTATAATGAATGCACATCTCTAATTGCCGCCAGGCACAAGGAATTGACATTGTgtataaagctgaaataattaacTAACATTGTAATCAAGAGGGAAACACTAAAGGCAGTTGCAGCTGAGTTGCACTCTGTATAGCTCTCTGAAGATTGTGTAAGAAAAACGCATGTGAATGGCAACACAGAGGCTTTTTGTCACATAAATAAactacaatctgcatttagaaggatttactgttactccatcctcaacagttaaagacctgggtgttatattagacagcaacttgccctttgaaaatcatattttatatgttacaaaaacagccttcttccacctcagaaacattgctaagatacagaatatgttatctatttctgatgcagaaaagttagttaaTGCTTTCATGATgtctcgactagattactgtaatgcattactagctggttgtcctgcttcctcaataaataagatacaattagtacaaaatgcagctgctagagttcttaccaggtcaagaaaatatgatcatataacagcaattttatcatctctacactggttacccattaagttcAGTAtcaattataaagtattgctaatgaagGCTCTAAATGatttagctcctgtgtacttaaccgatcttctatcgccctacaatccttcacgctctttaagatcataaaactccactaaaggagggagagcgttttcacatttggctctgaaactctggaatagccttcctgataatgttaggggctcagactcgctcacccagttctctttagccaagcattcacataatgcatctcatatcagatcaattgcacatgactatctttgcttaatgttatgaacagcagatatgctaattattctccatttgcttttctgttttacctcgggacACCCGTCCCAAGGTGACTAGAGTggacatcagcttcagtttggatccagcctcttaagaagacctcagatgaccaacacctatgaagagacggcgccaactcctgcaaggacttcagaagacgcTATCATCTGGATCAATATGCACAttgccaaatttctatatatcctaactattgttaatatgtaattcattttccaggaactcattgcttctaccttcagttaaactgctaacagtgattgtaaattaattgccataattattacattatttgctaaatgcattctttaaattgtaatgttgacatgcattctctgtaaagctgctttgaaattatGTGTAtcatgaaaagcgctatataaaataaatgtgaagtGAATTGAATCGAATACCATATATCTAGACTTATTAAAGTAGCACTGAATTTAATTCacaaaaaggaaagaaaaggcACAAAAGGGAACTCTTTAATAGCCTTTATTCCCCTGGACAACAATGAAACTATTTCTGCTGAGCTAAAGACACGGATAGTCTCACATAAGGGATCAGTTTAACAAGATGCCAAAGTCTGCAATGAACAATCTGGACAATctaattcttttctttttatttgacAACAATTGTCTCCTTTGTGTCTATATCCTAAATCAGGGGTTATGAAACTGGGGTTGCCACAAGAGGGTGCAATGCAGTTCGCAGAAGAACAGAAAAGTTTCTACTTAAAAACATCTGAGAATATCTATCATGTCTCTTAGACTTCTTAAACTCTCATTAGGGTAACGTCACTAGAGAGCATATCATCTTTAAGGTAGATTTGCAGTGAAAAGGTCTTATTTGCCTTTAAGACAAACTCTTGCAAATCAGGATGTTGATAAGTCATTGAGAAATGGGCACATGAACCCGTCCTTGCGTGTCAGCTGTCTCGCAGCCCCCTCGCAATGTCAGCACGTGTCAGTAGTGTTGTCAAAGTGTAGAACAGAAGCACTAATTTACGAGTAGTGGCAGTCCGTCTTGACGATTATCTCACAGTGGCCAAAAGCAAAGCTGTCACTCAAACATCCCCTTGAGCACACCGTTGACATGCCATCCACATAGGggcacatacacacaaactttCTCACCATTTGCACAAATATCATCT
This genomic interval carries:
- the mtnr1aa gene encoding melatonin receptor type 1A-A; protein product: MFMNGSSLNSSALDPSEQAFHRPPWVTTTLGCFLIFTIVVDILGNLLVIFSVYRNKKLRNAGNIFVVSLAVADLVVAIYPYPLVLTSIFHQGWNLGYMHCQISGFLMGVSVIGSIFNITGIAINRYCYICHSLKYDKLYSDKNSVCYVLLIWALTVLAIVPNLFVGSLQYDPRVYSCTFEQSASSAYTIAVVFFHFILPIMIVTYCYLRIWVLVIQVRRRVKPDNRPKLTPHDVRNFVTMFVVFVLFAVCWAPLNFIGLAVAISPERVVPLIPEWLFVASYFMAYFNSCLNAIVYGVLNQNFRREYKRIVVSVCTARIFFGESSNEAQERLKSKPSPLMTNNNQVKVDSV